The following are from one region of the Paenibacillus antri genome:
- a CDS encoding sensor histidine kinase: MKRQRLSTRWLAFLTLKRRIILIFMITFLLPFAGITALSYYTINSMLTNKIHSTIRNNMGQVRLSLENAFSNMNHVSQQLAFQGSVGPKLGQFLEATEPYRQAELIDEINADLDTITYTNPNIGLTLYYFANDGTYKFENLNAARNFDPLRLPTLAEQYRVTYKGPHLSQDQFNNQYVLSVLRKVDLPERDDVYVYIESGFKLTQNILENNRFSPNTRHLILDVDGDVVYSELPGAFPQGTAFADGDAAAESGFHSGYYWFRGTSNQGWSIVSAIPKAEYMQERDLWLVQIAVFCLLFLAVTLGLAWLLWKMVYRPLNDFNREIRRMSKSNLEPITTASNIPEFSYLLKQMNGMKGEIRRLFREVEASAQRRADLEIEKLRYQINPHFLMNTLDTAHWLAVMKGQGEIDKLIVSLNKLLYYNLGKTGERTTVREELDALEQYLTLQKIRYDFDFNVEVETDERVLNLEIPRFILQPLVENALYHGLQDDGRILVRVWFDDALRIAVSDNGAGMSEETLMQVLHRESQGKEKVGMGIGMNYVKRTIESFYEGRAVMDIRSEVGHGTTVTLTLPAGTNGEERVS, encoded by the coding sequence ATGAAGCGACAGCGTCTCTCCACCAGATGGTTGGCTTTCCTTACCTTGAAGCGCCGCATTATCCTCATTTTCATGATCACCTTCTTACTCCCGTTCGCGGGAATTACCGCGCTGTCCTATTACACGATCAATTCGATGCTCACCAACAAAATCCACTCGACGATTCGAAACAACATGGGACAAGTGCGCTTATCGCTCGAGAACGCGTTCTCCAATATGAACCACGTCTCGCAGCAGCTCGCGTTTCAGGGAAGCGTCGGTCCGAAGCTCGGGCAATTTCTCGAGGCGACCGAACCGTACCGGCAAGCGGAGCTGATCGACGAAATTAACGCCGACCTCGATACGATCACTTATACGAACCCGAACATCGGCTTGACGTTGTATTATTTCGCGAACGACGGCACTTATAAATTCGAAAATCTGAACGCCGCGAGAAACTTCGATCCGTTGCGGCTGCCGACGCTGGCCGAGCAATACCGCGTGACGTATAAGGGACCGCACCTGAGTCAAGACCAGTTCAACAATCAATACGTGCTGTCCGTGCTTCGGAAGGTGGACTTGCCGGAGCGGGACGACGTGTACGTGTATATCGAGTCCGGCTTCAAGCTGACGCAGAACATTCTGGAAAATAATCGGTTCAGTCCGAACACCAGGCACCTCATTCTCGACGTCGACGGGGACGTCGTCTATTCGGAGCTGCCCGGCGCATTCCCGCAGGGCACCGCCTTCGCCGACGGCGACGCCGCCGCGGAATCGGGTTTCCATAGCGGGTACTATTGGTTCCGGGGGACAAGCAATCAGGGATGGAGCATCGTGTCCGCGATCCCGAAGGCGGAATATATGCAAGAGCGCGATTTGTGGCTCGTGCAAATCGCCGTCTTCTGCCTGCTGTTCCTCGCGGTGACGTTAGGGCTGGCCTGGCTGCTCTGGAAGATGGTGTATCGCCCGCTGAACGACTTCAACCGCGAAATTCGGCGAATGTCCAAGAGCAATCTGGAGCCGATCACGACGGCGTCCAATATCCCGGAGTTCAGCTACTTGTTAAAGCAGATGAACGGCATGAAAGGAGAAATTCGCCGGCTGTTCCGGGAGGTCGAGGCTTCGGCGCAGCGGCGGGCGGATTTGGAAATCGAGAAGCTGCGGTACCAGATCAATCCTCATTTCCTGATGAATACGCTGGACACGGCGCATTGGCTCGCGGTGATGAAAGGTCAAGGCGAGATCGACAAGCTGATCGTGTCGTTGAATAAACTTCTGTACTACAACTTAGGGAAGACCGGCGAACGGACGACGGTCCGGGAAGAGCTCGATGCGTTGGAGCAATACTTGACGCTGCAGAAAATTCGGTACGACTTCGACTTCAACGTCGAAGTGGAGACGGACGAGCGGGTGCTCAACCTCGAGATTCCGCGATTCATCCTGCAGCCGCTCGTCGAGAACGCGCTGTATCATGGACTGCAGGACGACGGCCGCATCCTCGTGCGCGTATGGTTCGACGACGCGCTCCGGATTGCAGTGTCGGACAACGGCGCGGGCATGAGCGAAGAGACGCTGATGCAGGTGCTGCATCGCGAGAGCCAAGGCAAGGAGAAGGTGGGCATGGGCATCGGCATGAATTATGTGAAGCGGACGATCGAATCGTTCTATGAAGGACGAGCCGTTATGGACATCCGAAGCGAGGTCGGCCATGGAACGACCGTTACGCTGACGCTACCTGCGGGAACGAACGGAGAGGAGCGGGTCTCATGA
- a CDS encoding response regulator, with amino-acid sequence MIKVLVVDDDKLVRQGLISAMPWADFEMEVVGEANNGEKALEFLDRHEVDLLLTDLAMPVMSGIELMRAARARFPSLYIVVLTLHQDFDYIQEALRLGAIDYIAKVQLERERFDEVLGRVYQRMQEERRVRSAAMPDVYAVGLGYALFAGEGEAVYASDPLLRETPFADADVEEVEDGLWLWTCAEQAAPDDAALDAWLRRLGEREGWLLLRVASLTGKRRGTVHRGLRAYRSREYFYAYEPDHRFVDTTADRLVSPPAEAAEAVALQLRDEWLSLEWLREEEAAFADRLRRLREARLPAARLETILFVVESEWSRVFSAVAGERPPLPERLEHWNVAEEWFRDVRRWTAEATGASLYSADVAAAVMKAIAIVKDEWNGPLLAADVAKRVNMSRSYFSQCFRDIGGKPFNEYVRTLRMEKAKEYLLHTAKPIQWIAEQTGYQDEKYFSRLFREYAGYLPSEFRSRSSR; translated from the coding sequence ATGATCAAAGTGCTGGTCGTCGACGATGATAAGCTGGTTCGGCAAGGATTAATTTCCGCCATGCCGTGGGCGGACTTCGAGATGGAGGTCGTCGGCGAGGCGAACAACGGGGAGAAGGCGTTAGAGTTTCTGGATCGGCACGAGGTCGATCTCCTGCTTACCGACTTGGCGATGCCGGTCATGTCGGGCATCGAGCTGATGCGCGCCGCGCGGGCGAGATTTCCTTCGCTGTATATCGTCGTATTGACGCTGCATCAGGATTTCGATTACATCCAAGAGGCGCTGCGGCTCGGGGCGATCGATTATATCGCGAAGGTGCAGCTCGAACGGGAACGGTTCGACGAAGTGCTCGGCCGCGTCTACCAGCGGATGCAAGAAGAGCGTCGCGTCCGTTCCGCCGCCATGCCGGACGTCTATGCCGTCGGGCTCGGCTACGCGTTGTTCGCGGGAGAGGGAGAAGCCGTCTACGCGTCGGACCCGCTTCTCCGCGAGACGCCGTTCGCGGACGCGGACGTCGAGGAGGTCGAGGACGGCCTCTGGTTGTGGACGTGCGCGGAACAAGCCGCTCCGGACGACGCGGCGCTCGACGCGTGGCTGCGGCGGCTTGGCGAGCGGGAAGGCTGGCTGCTCCTGCGCGTCGCGTCGCTGACGGGCAAGCGGCGCGGGACGGTCCACCGCGGGCTGCGCGCGTATCGTTCGCGCGAGTATTTCTATGCGTACGAGCCCGACCATCGCTTCGTCGATACGACGGCGGATCGGTTGGTGTCCCCTCCGGCGGAGGCGGCCGAAGCGGTCGCTCTGCAGCTGCGGGACGAATGGTTGTCGCTCGAGTGGCTGCGGGAAGAAGAAGCCGCCTTCGCCGACCGATTGCGGCGGCTGCGCGAGGCGCGGCTGCCCGCGGCGAGACTCGAGACGATTCTGTTCGTCGTCGAGAGCGAATGGAGCCGCGTGTTCTCGGCGGTTGCGGGGGAACGGCCGCCGCTGCCGGAACGGCTTGAGCATTGGAACGTCGCGGAAGAGTGGTTCCGGGACGTCCGGCGATGGACGGCGGAGGCGACGGGCGCTTCGCTGTATTCGGCCGACGTCGCCGCCGCGGTCATGAAGGCGATCGCGATCGTGAAGGACGAGTGGAACGGACCGCTGCTCGCCGCCGACGTCGCAAAGCGCGTCAATATGAGCCGGAGCTACTTCAGCCAATGCTTCCGCGACATCGGCGGCAAACCGTTCAACGAATACGTCCGGACGCTCCGCATGGAGAAAGCGAAGGAATATTTGCTCCATACCGCGAAGCCGATCCAGTGGATCGCCGAACAGACCGGGTACCAGGACGAGAAATATTTCAGTCGGCTGTTCCGCGAATACGCGGGGTACTTGCCCAGCGAGTTCCGATCGAGGTCGTCAAGGTAG
- a CDS encoding extracellular solute-binding protein produces MIASSKGLSILLAAVLLTLTACGTGEPTSNSSGNANEKTSETAANADAPAAPADPFGKYESPVTINVGQAIDPTDTSLPAGDTPENNQYTRHIKEQLNVETKIIWQTATGKDYDQKVNLAIASNDLPDLVVVNDAQLRQMVKANQIADLTEVFEQYASPAIKGIIEKTEGRAMKAVTFDGKMMALPNVTARGDAVHTMWIRKDWLDKLGLEVPKTVEDLRAVAKAFVENDPDGNGQKDTIGISGPQAGGKLHANFIASSNNTFGLDPIFSAFLAYPGFWLEGDDGKPQYGSIQPQVKDALATLRDMYAEGLIDQEMSIRKDAAEPVVGGKSGIFFGPFWMGYWPLPDAIKNDPTANWQAYALPLDVNGEYSPHMATPSNTFLAVRKDYEHPEVALKLMNLLVRDEATFDVSVSLNHYPVRIVYAPVDEIEFSVEMLKEVLAGTKTPEELDIPGYKLLASDAMNVKKAKLEPYDKYDIQYWSTEDMGIWSRQYSMFVGGAPLLEPRNEVYSLTYSQTKTMESRWANLEKLENETFLKIIMGAAPIDTFDSFVEEWKKLGGDKITEEVAEAIQE; encoded by the coding sequence ATGATAGCTTCAAGCAAAGGACTGTCCATCTTATTGGCGGCGGTATTGCTGACGTTGACGGCGTGCGGCACGGGGGAGCCGACTTCGAATTCGAGCGGGAATGCAAACGAGAAGACGAGCGAGACCGCGGCGAACGCAGACGCTCCCGCGGCGCCGGCCGACCCGTTCGGCAAATACGAAAGCCCGGTCACGATCAACGTCGGGCAAGCGATCGATCCGACCGACACGAGCTTGCCGGCCGGCGATACGCCGGAGAATAACCAATATACGAGACATATTAAGGAGCAGCTGAACGTCGAGACGAAGATTATCTGGCAAACCGCGACGGGCAAAGATTACGACCAGAAGGTCAACCTTGCGATCGCGAGCAACGACCTGCCGGATCTCGTCGTCGTGAACGACGCGCAGCTGCGCCAGATGGTCAAGGCGAATCAGATCGCGGACCTGACGGAAGTGTTCGAGCAATATGCGTCTCCGGCCATTAAGGGCATTATCGAGAAGACGGAAGGCCGCGCGATGAAAGCCGTCACGTTCGACGGGAAGATGATGGCGCTGCCGAACGTCACCGCCCGCGGCGACGCGGTACACACGATGTGGATTCGCAAAGACTGGCTCGACAAGCTCGGTCTCGAGGTGCCGAAGACGGTCGAGGACCTTCGCGCGGTCGCGAAGGCGTTCGTCGAGAACGATCCGGACGGCAACGGTCAGAAGGACACGATCGGCATCTCCGGTCCGCAGGCGGGAGGCAAGCTGCACGCGAACTTCATCGCCTCGAGCAACAATACGTTCGGCCTCGACCCGATCTTCTCCGCGTTCCTGGCGTACCCTGGATTCTGGCTCGAAGGCGACGACGGGAAGCCGCAGTACGGCTCCATCCAGCCGCAGGTGAAGGATGCGCTCGCGACGCTGCGCGACATGTACGCGGAGGGGCTCATCGACCAAGAGATGAGCATTCGCAAGGACGCGGCGGAGCCGGTCGTCGGCGGCAAGTCCGGCATCTTCTTCGGCCCGTTCTGGATGGGCTACTGGCCGCTGCCGGACGCGATCAAGAACGATCCGACGGCGAACTGGCAGGCGTACGCGCTGCCGCTGGACGTCAACGGCGAATACAGCCCGCATATGGCGACGCCGTCCAATACGTTCCTCGCCGTGCGCAAAGATTACGAGCACCCCGAAGTGGCGCTCAAGCTGATGAACTTGCTCGTCCGCGACGAAGCGACGTTCGACGTCAGCGTCAGCCTGAACCATTATCCGGTACGGATCGTCTATGCGCCGGTCGACGAGATCGAGTTCTCCGTAGAGATGCTGAAGGAAGTGCTCGCCGGCACGAAGACGCCGGAAGAGCTCGACATTCCGGGCTACAAGCTGCTCGCAAGCGATGCCATGAATGTCAAGAAGGCGAAGCTGGAGCCTTACGACAAGTACGACATTCAGTATTGGAGCACGGAAGACATGGGCATCTGGAGTCGGCAGTATTCGATGTTTGTCGGCGGGGCGCCGCTGCTCGAGCCGCGCAACGAAGTATACAGCTTGACCTATTCGCAAACGAAGACGATGGAAAGCCGCTGGGCGAACCTCGAGAAGCTCGAGAACGAGACGTTCCTCAAGATCATCATGGGCGCGGCTCCGATCGACACGTTCGACTCGTTCGTCGAAGAGTGGAAGAAGCTGGGCGGAGACAAAATTACCGAAGAAGTCGCGGAAGCGATTCAAGAATAA
- a CDS encoding ABC transporter permease encodes MKTRAFEKHYYLMLLPGLIWLVLFNMVPMVGIVMAFQDFNPGLGIFGSEWIGLENFEFMFLLGDSKTVLYNTVFIAVLKIAGNLLVPLVFALMLNELRLQVVKRWVQTVVYLPHFLSWVILSGILLDVFALKGPVNQLLSAFGVEPILFFARAELFPYIIVGSDVWKEFGFNTIIYLAALTAINPSLYEAAAMDGARRLQRLWHVTLPGISTTVVLLAVLSLGNVLNAGFDQVFNLYNPLVYSTGDIIDTWVYRAGLVNLQFSLATAMGLLKSVVSFVLIVISYMLASKFANYRIF; translated from the coding sequence ATGAAGACGAGAGCGTTCGAGAAGCATTATTATCTCATGCTGCTGCCGGGCCTCATCTGGCTCGTTCTGTTCAACATGGTGCCGATGGTCGGCATCGTCATGGCGTTCCAAGATTTCAATCCGGGATTGGGCATCTTCGGCTCGGAATGGATCGGTCTCGAAAATTTCGAGTTCATGTTCCTGCTCGGCGACAGCAAAACCGTCTTGTATAATACCGTATTTATCGCGGTGCTGAAGATCGCGGGGAATTTGCTCGTGCCGCTCGTCTTCGCGCTGATGCTGAACGAGCTGCGGCTGCAAGTCGTGAAGCGTTGGGTGCAGACGGTCGTGTACTTGCCTCATTTTCTATCTTGGGTCATCTTGTCCGGCATCCTTCTCGACGTGTTCGCGTTGAAGGGGCCCGTCAATCAGCTGTTATCCGCGTTCGGCGTCGAGCCGATTTTATTTTTCGCGAGGGCGGAGCTGTTCCCATACATTATCGTCGGCAGCGACGTGTGGAAGGAATTCGGCTTCAATACGATTATTTACTTGGCCGCGCTTACGGCGATCAATCCTTCGCTGTACGAAGCCGCGGCGATGGACGGCGCTAGGCGGCTGCAACGGCTGTGGCACGTAACGCTGCCCGGCATCTCGACGACGGTCGTCTTGCTCGCGGTGCTCAGCCTCGGCAACGTCCTGAACGCCGGGTTCGATCAGGTGTTCAACCTGTATAACCCGCTCGTGTATTCGACGGGCGACATTATCGATACGTGGGTGTACCGCGCGGGCCTCGTGAATTTGCAGTTCAGCCTCGCGACGGCGATGGGGCTGCTGAAGTCCGTCGTCAGCTTCGTCTTGATCGTGATTTCCTACATGTTGGCTTCCAAATTCGCAAATTATCGCATTTTCTAA
- a CDS encoding carbohydrate ABC transporter permease — protein MVREGTFGSRMFDVILLATLIGIALVCVLPIWYTLALSLSDKAAAAAGDVSLWPIGFTTQSYDTIMTDARFINSFGISLLRVALGATINFVVIVLMAYPLSKTTKDFRPRNVFMWLLVFCMLFNGGLIPWYMTIKAYGLMNTIWALVLAGGVQVFHVILVVNFFRNLPKELEEAALVDGAGPWYMLLQIFAPLAVPVLATITLFSIVYHWNEFFHGLVLMSSAEMYPLQTYIQQLVVVIDTTTMTEDEYKKLSELSNQTLNAAKIFIAMIPVLVIYPFLQRFFIHGITLGSVKE, from the coding sequence ATGGTAAGAGAAGGGACGTTCGGCTCCCGCATGTTCGACGTCATTCTGCTCGCGACTCTCATCGGCATCGCGCTCGTGTGCGTGCTTCCGATCTGGTATACGCTCGCGTTGAGCTTAAGCGACAAGGCGGCGGCCGCGGCGGGCGACGTCAGCTTATGGCCGATCGGGTTCACGACGCAGTCGTACGACACGATCATGACGGATGCGCGATTCATCAACTCGTTCGGCATCTCGCTCTTGCGCGTCGCGCTCGGCGCCACGATCAACTTCGTCGTCATCGTGCTGATGGCGTACCCGTTGTCGAAGACGACGAAAGACTTCCGGCCCCGTAACGTATTCATGTGGCTGCTCGTCTTCTGCATGCTGTTCAACGGCGGTTTGATCCCTTGGTATATGACGATCAAGGCGTACGGGTTGATGAACACGATCTGGGCGCTTGTTCTGGCGGGCGGCGTGCAAGTGTTCCACGTCATTCTCGTCGTCAACTTCTTTCGCAATTTGCCGAAGGAGCTCGAAGAGGCGGCGCTCGTCGACGGGGCGGGCCCATGGTACATGCTGCTCCAAATTTTCGCGCCGCTCGCGGTGCCGGTGCTGGCGACGATCACGTTGTTCAGCATCGTCTATCATTGGAACGAATTTTTCCACGGATTGGTGCTCATGTCGTCGGCGGAGATGTACCCGTTGCAGACGTACATTCAGCAGCTCGTCGTGGTCATCGATACGACCACGATGACCGAAGACGAATACAAGAAATTAAGCGAGTTGTCGAACCAGACGTTGAACGCGGCCAAAATTTTCATCGCCATGATTCCTGTACTGGTCATTTATCCGTTTTTGCAGCGTTTCTTCATCCACGGCATCACGCTCGGTTCCGTGAAGGAGTAG